From Lonchura striata isolate bLonStr1 chromosome 3, bLonStr1.mat, whole genome shotgun sequence, one genomic window encodes:
- the RWDD1 gene encoding RWD domain-containing protein 1 produces the protein MTDYSEEQRNELEALESIYPDSFTVLSEKPTTFTITVTSEAGEDDETVQTTLKFTYREKYPDETPLYEIVSQENLDDNDVMDIIKLLEQQAEENLGMVMIFTLVSAVQEKLNEIVDQIKTRREEEKKQKEREAEEEEKQRFHGTPVTIENFLNWKAKFDAELLEIKRKKMKEEEQAGKNKLSGKQLFEMDHNLDTSDIQFLEEAGNNVEVDESLFQEMDDLELEDEEDDPDYNPVNLDSD, from the exons ATGACCGACTACAGCGAGGAGCAGCGCAACGAGCTGGAGGCGCTGGAGTCCATCTACCCGGACTCGTTCACGG TATTGTCAGAAAAGCCAACAACTTTCACAATCACTGTGACATCTGAAGCTGGAGAAGATGATGAAA CTGTCCAAACAACCCTTAAATTTACCTATAGAGAAAAATACCCTGATGAAACTCCACTATATGAAATTGTCTCACAGGAGAATCTTGATGATAATGATGTCATGGACATAATAAAACTGCTAGAGCAGCAG GCAGAAGAAAATTTAGGAATGGTGATGATCTTCACTCTAGTCTCAGCAGTACaggagaaattaaatgaaatagtGGATCAAATAAAAACAcgaagagaagaagagaagaaacagaaagaaagagaagcagaggaagaagagaag CAACGTTTTCATGGCACTCCTGTTACCATTGAGAATTTCCTTAATTGGAAAGCCAAGTTTGATGCAGAACttctagaaataaaaaggaaaaaaatgaaagaagaagaaCAAGCGGGCAAAAATAAGCTAAGCG gtAAACAGCTGTTTGAAATGGATCACAACCTCGACACCTCTGACATCCAGTTCTTGGAGGAAG CTGGAAACAATGTGGAGGTTGATGAATCTTTATTCCAAGAAATGGATGATTTAGAGTtggaggatgaagaggatgaCCCTGACTACAACCCTGTTAATTTAGATAGTGATTAG
- the ZUP1 gene encoding zinc finger-containing ubiquitin peptidase 1, translating to MVLCDVCGRALPSEAAAGRHPRRPSLCRRQPRCPLCAASLGCDELRRHVETAHPEPGPPGSRRPGAPAECPFCGEAAGRELEEHVRARHGHLLGAPGTDTGNGEQLYECPMCSLTCTNIQILEEHVDLHLEEHNFSEGGNIRDLELAQQLQTEEDERQRSEEEKREREEFKKLQRQYGLDNSGGFKQQFLKNMEREVDRGRMQPFEYHKRKAEMMESLASGIDDGKTKTSGVIEALCKYYQNENKDVRHVWLSSGVDHFHSSLGDRGWGCGYRNFQMLLSSLLQNSFYNDCLRDTTLTPSIPKIQSMIENAWKEGFDPHGASHFNNRLHGSKAWIGACEIYSLLTSLRIKCQIIDFHKPTGPMGTHPRLFEWILRYYSTDNEGGAKVVCTSKPPIYLQHQGHSRTVVGIEEKKNKSLCLLLFDPGCSSQQMQKLLRQNSDGTGLRLLRKFVGSLKEKQYQIVAVDGVLSLEEKAARCRASQVLTSEKIP from the exons ATGGTGCTGTGCGACGTGTGCGGCCGGGCGCTGCCCTCCGAGGCGGCCGCCGGGCGCCACCCGCGGCGCCCGTCCCTGTGCCGCCgccagccccgctgcccgctCTGCGCCGCCTCCCTGGGCTGCGACGAGCTCCGGCGGCACGTGGAGACGGCCCACCCGGAGCCGGGCCCGCCGggctcccgccgccccggggcACCGGCCGAGTGCCCGTTCtgcggggaggcggcggggcgggagctggaggagcacgTCAGGGCGCGGCACGGGCACCTGCTGGGCGCGCCGGGCACGG acACAGGAAATGGTGAACAGCTATATGAATGTCCTATGTGTAGCCTTACCTGTACAAACATTCAGATTCTTGAAGAACATGTGGATTTACACTTGGAGGAACATAACTTTTCAGAAG GTGGAAACATTAGAGATCTAGAACTGGCTCAGCAACTCCAAACTGAAGAAGATGAACGGCAGAGATCAGAAGAAGAGAAGCGAGAGAGAGAAGAATTCAAAAAGCTGCAG AGACAGTATGGCTTGGATAATTCTGGTGGCTTCAAGCAGCAATTTCTAAAGAATATGGAAAGAGAAGTTGATAGAGGAAGGATGCAGCCCTTTGAATATCATAAGAGAAAAGCTGAAATGATGGAAAGTTTGGCTTCTGGTATAGATGATGGGAAAACGAAGACATCAG GAGTCATTGAAGCATTGTGCAAGTACTATCAGAATGAGAACAAAGATGTGAGACATGTTTGGCTTTCATCGGGAGTAGATCACTTCCACTCATCTTTGGGTGACAGAGGCTGGGGTTGTGGTTACAGGAATTTCCAAATGCTCCTTTCCTCACTGTTGCAAAACAGCTTCTACAATGACTGCCTGAGAG ATACTACACTAACTCCTAGTATCCCAAAGATTCAGTCCATGATTGAAAATGCCTGGAAAGAAGGTTTTGATCCTCATGGGGCATCTCACTTCAACAACAGATTACATGGCTCCAAAGCATGGATAGGAGCATGTGAAATTTATTCACTGTTAACCAGTCTCAGGATAAA GTGCCAAATCATTGACTTTCACAAACCCACTGGCCCTATGGGTACACACCCTCGCTTGTTTGAGTGGATTTTGCGTTACTATTCTACAGATAATGAAGGTGGTGCAAAGGTGGTGTGTACTTCCAAACCACCTATCTATTTACAACATCAAG GTCACAGTCGCACTGTTGTTGGAATAGAGGAGAAGAAGAACAAAAGCTTATGTTTGCTACTGTTTGACCCGGGATGTTCTTCCCAGCAAATGCAGAAACTGCTGAGACAAAATAGTGATGGAACTGGTCTCAGACTACTTCGGAAATTTGTGGGTAGcctaaaagaaaagcaatatcAGATAGTGGCTGTAGATGGGGTACTCTCTTTGGAAGAGAAAGCT GCTCGCTGCCGTGCTTCTCAGGTCTTAACATCAGAGAAGATTCCTTAA